One Flavobacterium cerinum genomic window, TCCATACGCCATATTGAACTTAGAGCTCAGGAAAGAGGGTACCTTGAAAAAATTTATGTAGACGAAGGACAATTTGTAAAAAAAGGACAATTATTGTTTCAGATTATGCCAAAACTGTATCAGGCTGAAATGCAGAAAGCCGCAGCTGAAGCCAGTTTTGCCGAAATTGAATATAAGAATACCAAAAGATTGGCGGATAAAAATGTAGTAGCTCCGAATGAGTTGGCTATGGCTAAAGCCAAATACGATAAGGCTAAAGCCGAATTATCGCTGACACAGGTTCATCTTGGTTTCACCGAAATCAGAGCTCCGTTTGATGGTATCATCGACCGTTTTCACGTAAGACAGGGAAGTCTTGTTGATGAAGGCGATTTATTGACAAACCTGTCTGATAACAGTAAAATGTGGGTATACTATAACGTACCGGAAGCAGAATACCTGGATTATAAAGCCAAAGTAAACAGCAACAGTGCACCAACAGTAAACTTATTAATGGCCAACAATAAAATGTTTGATTATACGGGTGTGGTAGAAACTATTGAAGGGGAATTTAATAATGAAACCGGAAATATTGCCTTTAGAGCCACTTTTCCAAATCCTAAAGGATTGTTACGACATGGGGAAACCGGTAATATCAAAATGGGAGTGCCGCTTAAAAATGCTATTCTGATTCCGCAAAAAGCAACTTTCGAAGTACTTGATAAAAAATATGTATATGTTGTAGATAAAGACAATGTATTGCGATCAAGAGAAATCGTACTTGGTGCAGAATTACCACATCTTTTCGTTGTAAAAAGCGGCTTGTCAACAAATGATAAAGTGCTTCTTGAAGGTATACGCCTTGTAAAAGAAAATGAAAAAATTGACTACAAATTAGCGAAACCGGAATATGTTATGTCGCATTTGGAACTATATGCGGAATAATCGAAATAAGTAAAAAGAAAAAACATGTTTAGTAAATTTATACATAGACCTGTATTTGCAATTGTAATTTCGATTATGATCGTTTTTATGGGATCCCTGGCAATTAAACAGTTGCCGACATCGCAATTTCCGGATATTGCACCAACAACAGTAAATATTTTTATTGCGTATCCGGGATCCAGTGCAGACGTATTGGTAAAATCAACCTTAATTACATTAGAGAACGCTATTAATGGTGTTCAGGATATGCGATATATGGCGACCGATGCTACCAGTGCGGGTGAAGCCACATTAAGAATCATTTTCGAACCGGGTACAGATCCGAATCAGGCCGTCGTGAGGGTCAAGACGAGGGTGGATCAGGTAATGCCGTTATTACCCGAATTGGTTCAAAGAGAAGGAGTTGTAATTACGCCGATTCAGCCAAGTATGTTGATGTATATCAACTTATATGCTAAAGGCAAAAACATGGATGAAAAATTCCTGTACAACTATGCCAACGTAAAAATGCTTCCTGAAATCAACAGGATTAAAGGGGTGGCCCGATCTCAAATATTAGGAAGTAGAACTTATGCAATGCGTATCTGGTTAAATCCGGATAGAATGAGAGCGTATAATATTTCTGTAGATGAAGTGATGAAAGCTTTGGGTGAGCAGAGTATCGTAGGTCGTCCGGGACGTATCGGACAAAGTTCCGGTATTCAGGCACAATCGTTGGAATATGTTTTGACCTATAAAGGAAGATATAGTGAACCGTCGGAATATGAAAACGTAATCATTCGCGCTAATGCCGAAGGAGAAAGCATAAAATTAAAAGATATCGGTAGAGCGGAACTTGGAAGTGAATTCTTTGATATCTATTCTAATTTAGACGGGCATCCGTCGGCTTCAATCGTACTAAAACAAAACTACGGAAGTAATGCAAACGATGTAATTAAACAGGTAAAAGCCAAATTGGAGGAGATGAAAGAAACGTTCCCTCCGGGATTGGATTATAAAATCAGCTATGACGTGTCGAAATTCCTGGATGCCTCTATGGAACAGGTAGTAGATACCTTACGTGATGCCTTTATATTGGTTGCTCTTGTTGTATTTATTTTCCTCGGTGACTGGCGTTCAACATTGATTCCGATATTAGCCGTTCCGGTTTCGTTAATCGGGGCCTTCTTTGTAATTCAGTTTTTCGGAATATCGATTAACCTTGTAACATTATTTGCCCTTGTACTGGCAATTGGTATTGTGGTCGATGATGCCATAGTCGTCGTCGAGGCGGTGCATGCGAAGTTTGAAGAATTCCCGCATATAACACCGTATCATGCTGTCAAAAAAGTATTAGGAGAAATCAGCGGTGCGATTATCGCGATTACGGCCGTAATGGTATCTGTATTCGTACCGATATCATTCATGTCGGGTCCTGTAGGAACATTCTATCGCCAGTTCTCTATTACAATGGCGAGTTCAATTGTGATTTCGGCCTTAATTGCATTGACCCTGACACCGGTATTGTGTGCTATGTTGCTGAAAAATAATCACGGTAAGGAAGTTAAAAAGAATATATTAACGAAGAGCCTGGATAGTTTTAACCGTGTCTTTGATAAAATGACCGGAAAATATGTAACGTTACTGAAATCGATCGTAAGCAGAAGATGGCTTACATTCGGGGTACTAATTGCATTTTGTGCGGGTACTTTCTATGTGAATAAGATACTTCCGTCCGGATTTATTCCAAGTGAGGATCAGGGAACTATTTATGCGATCATCCAGACACCGCCGGGATCTACTTTGGAAACAACCAATCAGGTTTCACAGCGATTACAGAA contains:
- a CDS encoding efflux RND transporter periplasmic adaptor subunit — encoded protein: MKKILMLTGLCALLCSIGCTSKKEEEKEEQVKFLVTNPIKKDTLITKDYVSQIHSIRHIELRAQERGYLEKIYVDEGQFVKKGQLLFQIMPKLYQAEMQKAAAEASFAEIEYKNTKRLADKNVVAPNELAMAKAKYDKAKAELSLTQVHLGFTEIRAPFDGIIDRFHVRQGSLVDEGDLLTNLSDNSKMWVYYNVPEAEYLDYKAKVNSNSAPTVNLLMANNKMFDYTGVVETIEGEFNNETGNIAFRATFPNPKGLLRHGETGNIKMGVPLKNAILIPQKATFEVLDKKYVYVVDKDNVLRSREIVLGAELPHLFVVKSGLSTNDKVLLEGIRLVKENEKIDYKLAKPEYVMSHLELYAE
- a CDS encoding efflux RND transporter permease subunit, with amino-acid sequence MFSKFIHRPVFAIVISIMIVFMGSLAIKQLPTSQFPDIAPTTVNIFIAYPGSSADVLVKSTLITLENAINGVQDMRYMATDATSAGEATLRIIFEPGTDPNQAVVRVKTRVDQVMPLLPELVQREGVVITPIQPSMLMYINLYAKGKNMDEKFLYNYANVKMLPEINRIKGVARSQILGSRTYAMRIWLNPDRMRAYNISVDEVMKALGEQSIVGRPGRIGQSSGIQAQSLEYVLTYKGRYSEPSEYENVIIRANAEGESIKLKDIGRAELGSEFFDIYSNLDGHPSASIVLKQNYGSNANDVIKQVKAKLEEMKETFPPGLDYKISYDVSKFLDASMEQVVDTLRDAFILVALVVFIFLGDWRSTLIPILAVPVSLIGAFFVIQFFGISINLVTLFALVLAIGIVVDDAIVVVEAVHAKFEEFPHITPYHAVKKVLGEISGAIIAITAVMVSVFVPISFMSGPVGTFYRQFSITMASSIVISALIALTLTPVLCAMLLKNNHGKEVKKNILTKSLDSFNRVFDKMTGKYVTLLKSIVSRRWLTFGVLIAFCAGTFYVNKILPSGFIPSEDQGTIYAIIQTPPGSTLETTNQVSQRLQKICEHVDGVESVSSLAGYEIMTEGRGSNAGTCLINLKEWSERKHTVTEIMEELEEKTKGLGAKIEFFEPPAIPGFGSSGGFSMRLLDKSTTVDYKDFDKINKKFMEDLGKRKELTGLFTFFAANYPQYELEIDNQLAMQKGVSIGKAMENLDILIGSTYEQGFIKFERFFKVYVQSDPKFRRLPSDILNLYIKNDHGEMVPYSAFMHLKKTQGPNEITRYNMYNSAAIQGLPAKGYTTAEAIQAVREVAKKSLPKGYDIAWEGLSYDEAGKGNESIYIFLIVLSFVYFVLAAQYESFIIPLAVVFSLPVGVFGSFLLLKLMGLQNDIYAQIGLIMLVGLLGKNAVLIVEFAVQKRHEGSTILEAAIEGAKVRFRPILMTSFAFIAGLIPLMLASGAGAIGNRTLGSAALGGMLFGTVFGVIIVPGLYFIFGSLADGRKLIKNEEDNSLSEVFVHQIDNFTKEEEENE